One stretch of Mobula birostris isolate sMobBir1 chromosome 23, sMobBir1.hap1, whole genome shotgun sequence DNA includes these proteins:
- the LOC140186771 gene encoding G-protein coupled receptor 22-like gives MQSEINLTVSDEIHHIDDYPSSFQAFLTGFLILEIVLGLSSNLTVLGLYCMKSNLINSVSNIITMNLHILDAVICVGCIPLTVIVTLLSLEERALICNFHEACISFTSVATSANVLAITLDRYDISVKPANRILTMGRAITLLTTVWIASFSAFTIPFIEVNFFNLRNDESTWQNKTILCFSVNEYRNDLGIYYHLLIQIPIFSFTAIAMLITYSKILQALNIKIGSRFSTRQNKRKRKTNIPLSTQHENTDQSENRRHNIKLGVRTSVSVIIALRRVVKQHRERRERQKRVFRMSLLIISTFLICWTPLSILNTVIICKGLSEGMVKLRLCFLILAYGTTIFHPLLYAFARQKFQKVLRSKMKKRVVSVVEADPFPKDAAIHNS, from the coding sequence ATGCAATCAGAAATTAATCTGACAGTTAGTGATGAGATACATCATATTGATGATTACCCATCAAGTTTTCAAGCATTTCTTACTGGATTTTTGATACTGGAAATTGTGTTGGGACTCAGCAGCAATTTGACAGTACTGGGACTTTACTGTATGAAGTCAAACCTTATTAATTCAGTCAGTAATATTATCACTATGAACTTGCATATACTGGATGCTGTAATATGTGTTGGATGCATTCCCCTTACAGTCATTGTCACTCTCCTTTCATTAGAGGAAAGAGCTTTGATCTGTAATTTTCATGAAGCTTGCATTTCTTTTACTAGTGTAGCAACATCAGCAAATGTCCTTGCAATCACTTTGGATCGTTACGATATTTCTGTGAAGCCAGCAAATCGGATTTTGACAATGGGAAGAGCAATAACATTATTAACAACAGTATGGATTGCATCCTTTTCTGCATTTACGATCCCTTTCATTGAAGTCAATTTCTTTAATCTACGCAATGATGAAAGCACCTGGCAAAATAAAACAATCTTATGTTTTAGTGTTAATGAATATCGCAATGACTTGGGAATATATTACCATCTCTTAATTCAGATTCCCATCTTTTCTTTCACTGCTATTGCAATGTTGATAACCTACAGCAAAATTCTCCAAGCCTTGAACATCAAAATAGGTTCCAGATTTTCAACCAGGCagaacaaaagaaaaagaaagacaaataTTCCACTAAGTACACAACATGAAAATACTGATCAATCAGAAAATAGAAGACATAACATCAAACTAGGAGTAAGAACTTCAGTTTCTGTAATAATCGCTCTAAGAAGAGTTGTCAAGCAGCATCGAGAAAGGCGGGAAAGACAAAAAAGGGTTTTCCGCATGTCTCTTTTAATTATTTCAACGTTTCTCATTTGTTGGACACCATTGTCAATTTTAAATACTGTTATAATATGTAAAGGTTTAAGTGAGGGCATGGTAAAATTAAGACTGTGCTTTCTAATTCTTGCTTATGGCACAACTATATTCCATCCTTTACTATATGCATTTGCACGACAGAAATTCCAAAAAGTCCTCAGGAGTAAAATGAAGAAGAGAGTGGTCTCAGTTGTTGAGGCTGATCCATTCCCTAAAGATGCAGCAATTCACAACTCCTAG